The following are encoded together in the Pedobacter steynii genome:
- a CDS encoding alpha/beta hydrolase family protein, translating to MKLTNNYYPMKKTLLSFLLMGGLSTYVYPQENLTYQLPPKSIVDLVDAPGSPTVQFNKDGSLMLLLQAPGYASIEQVAQPVIGLAGIRINPANNSTEGELSGVYNGLTIKDLKTGKENKLSGLPEKLRMTNISWNADGSCFAFANNGMNGVELWLADMKSFKATKLSDGYLNDAYGTTLQWHPDGKHILAQFILSERGTKPAENIVPTGPVVQENLGVVTPSRTYQNLLKNSYDQNLMEYYLTSQLQSVDLSGNATKIGAPAIYRNAAYSPDGQYLMVQTIEKPYSYLVPIYYFPFQTAVLDGTGKLVKQLYNAPLAEKLPTGFDAVAMGPRSYEWRSDAAATLVWTEAQDKGDPNLKSELRDVLYTLKAPFTAEPVKLFSMGLRYSNILWINQTYALVKEQWRKDRKERMTLINPETGKTIKEIANRSSEDTYTDPGDFIYGKGPYAAKVLLFDKGAPGVVFTKGAGASPLGDRPFILKWNLLSNKQDTLFKSKSPYYEDPVFFNNTGKVYISRESTEETPNIFAINLKNKSERAFTSFSDPYPSLKGVQKTLLSYPRKDGIKLSATLYLPKDYKKESGPLPVLIWAYPREFKSLAAAGQVKGSPYRFTRLAFRSPVFWVTRGYAVLDQADMPIVGEGKEEPNDTFLKQIEDNATALIDYVVDMGVADRGRIGVGGHSYGAFMTANLLAHTKLFAAGIARSGAYNRTLTPFGFQGEARTYWQAMDVYNKMSPFNYADKIKTPLLMTHGIDDENSGTFPIQSERLYSAIKGHGGTVRLVLLPKEFHGYRSRESILHTFWEQDQWLEKYVKNKK from the coding sequence ATGAAACTGACCAATAATTATTACCCCATGAAAAAAACCTTGTTGAGTTTTCTCCTGATGGGAGGACTGAGCACTTATGTTTATCCTCAGGAAAACCTGACCTATCAACTGCCACCAAAAAGTATTGTTGATCTGGTTGACGCGCCCGGTAGTCCGACTGTACAATTCAATAAAGACGGTAGTCTGATGTTGCTCTTGCAGGCACCTGGTTATGCTTCGATAGAACAGGTTGCGCAACCGGTAATTGGATTGGCCGGAATCAGGATCAATCCTGCAAATAACTCCACAGAAGGAGAACTTTCCGGAGTATATAACGGATTAACTATTAAAGACCTGAAAACAGGCAAGGAAAATAAACTTTCCGGACTTCCGGAAAAACTCAGAATGACAAATATCAGCTGGAATGCTGATGGCAGCTGCTTTGCTTTTGCAAACAATGGCATGAATGGTGTGGAATTGTGGCTGGCTGATATGAAAAGTTTTAAGGCGACAAAACTGTCTGATGGATACCTGAATGACGCTTACGGAACAACTTTACAGTGGCATCCCGATGGAAAGCATATTCTCGCACAGTTTATCCTTTCTGAACGCGGAACAAAACCCGCGGAAAATATTGTACCTACAGGTCCTGTGGTACAGGAAAACCTAGGTGTCGTTACGCCTTCCAGAACATATCAGAACCTGTTGAAAAACAGTTACGATCAAAACTTAATGGAGTATTACCTGACCTCGCAGTTGCAATCTGTAGACCTCAGTGGAAATGCAACGAAAATCGGAGCTCCGGCAATCTACCGTAATGCGGCTTACTCGCCTGATGGACAGTATCTGATGGTTCAGACAATAGAGAAACCCTATTCTTATTTGGTTCCCATTTATTATTTTCCATTTCAAACCGCGGTTTTAGATGGAACAGGAAAACTGGTTAAACAGCTGTACAATGCTCCTCTGGCAGAAAAACTACCTACAGGATTTGACGCAGTGGCAATGGGACCACGCAGTTACGAGTGGAGAAGTGATGCCGCAGCCACTTTGGTATGGACAGAAGCACAGGACAAAGGAGATCCTAACCTTAAATCTGAACTTCGTGATGTACTTTACACCTTAAAAGCTCCATTCACTGCAGAACCTGTAAAGCTGTTCTCGATGGGTTTAAGGTATAGCAACATCTTATGGATTAACCAGACCTATGCTTTGGTAAAGGAACAATGGAGAAAAGACCGTAAGGAAAGGATGACTTTGATCAATCCTGAAACGGGTAAAACGATCAAAGAAATTGCAAACCGCTCTTCTGAAGACACCTATACTGACCCCGGAGATTTTATCTATGGTAAAGGACCTTACGCGGCAAAAGTATTGTTGTTCGATAAAGGAGCGCCGGGAGTGGTATTTACCAAAGGAGCAGGAGCATCACCCCTGGGCGACCGTCCTTTTATTTTGAAATGGAACCTGCTTTCCAATAAGCAGGATACCCTGTTTAAATCCAAATCCCCATATTATGAAGATCCTGTTTTCTTTAACAATACAGGAAAAGTTTACATCTCCAGAGAATCGACGGAAGAAACACCAAACATCTTCGCAATTAATCTTAAAAATAAGTCCGAACGGGCATTTACCAGCTTTTCAGATCCTTATCCAAGCTTAAAAGGTGTTCAGAAAACCTTACTTTCTTATCCGCGTAAGGATGGAATTAAGTTATCTGCTACCTTATATCTGCCAAAAGATTATAAAAAAGAAAGCGGACCATTGCCGGTATTGATCTGGGCTTATCCAAGAGAATTTAAAAGTCTCGCTGCTGCAGGACAGGTTAAAGGTTCACCTTACCGCTTTACCCGTCTGGCTTTCCGTTCTCCGGTGTTCTGGGTAACCAGAGGTTATGCTGTCCTGGATCAGGCAGATATGCCAATTGTTGGTGAAGGAAAAGAAGAACCTAATGATACGTTCCTGAAACAGATTGAAGACAATGCGACAGCATTGATCGACTATGTAGTAGATATGGGCGTTGCAGACAGAGGCAGGATTGGGGTAGGAGGACATTCTTATGGTGCGTTTATGACCGCCAACTTATTGGCTCATACTAAGCTATTTGCCGCAGGAATTGCAAGGAGTGGTGCGTACAACAGGACCTTAACACCTTTTGGCTTTCAAGGAGAAGCCCGTACTTACTGGCAGGCAATGGATGTGTACAATAAAATGTCGCCATTCAATTATGCGGATAAGATTAAAACGCCATTGCTAATGACTCATGGTATTGATGATGAAAATTCCGGAACATTCCCGATTCAAAGCGAGCGTTTATATAGTGCAATCAAAGGACATGGGGGGACGGTAAGATTGGTTTTATTGCCTAAAGAGTTTCATGGGTACAGAAGCAGAGAGTCTATCCTTCATACCTTCTGGGAGCAGGACCAATGGTTAGAGAAATATGTAAAGAATAAAAAATAA
- a CDS encoding CPBP family intramembrane glutamic endopeptidase, whose protein sequence is MKRTEYKSPVLSSILVVITIFIALQIRDIAKWAGLKIPGFPIPFGGSILDNLLSVLLVLIVTIILIPKSGLKISTVLGLNWNGFKGPSLVLLATIPCWIGLSMLGTPTKDLDFKSIAFLTLLFPLAEELVFRSFGFIFTRKTLGWSLVPAILLQAIAFGAVHWWGNGGGTGIALQIFFITFFGSIVFALLNMLDGYTIWSGFVLHGSLNAAWLVFTVSDAAAMGWIGNLLRFGTALIAILLLKYALGRKANQP, encoded by the coding sequence ATGAAAAGAACTGAATACAAAAGCCCCGTTTTATCATCTATCCTTGTCGTCATTACCATTTTCATTGCGCTACAAATCCGCGACATTGCAAAATGGGCGGGATTGAAGATTCCGGGTTTCCCAATTCCATTTGGCGGGAGCATTCTGGATAATTTATTATCTGTTCTATTGGTATTGATTGTTACCATCATTCTCATTCCCAAATCTGGTTTGAAAATTAGTACGGTACTAGGCCTCAACTGGAATGGCTTTAAAGGACCTTCGCTTGTCCTGCTTGCGACCATCCCTTGCTGGATCGGCTTATCCATGCTAGGGACGCCAACTAAAGACCTTGATTTCAAAAGCATTGCTTTTCTTACCCTATTGTTCCCACTTGCTGAAGAGTTGGTATTCCGTAGCTTCGGATTCATTTTTACACGAAAGACTTTGGGCTGGTCTTTAGTTCCTGCAATATTGCTACAGGCAATTGCTTTTGGAGCGGTTCACTGGTGGGGAAATGGCGGTGGTACTGGTATCGCGCTTCAGATTTTCTTCATTACATTTTTTGGCAGTATTGTATTTGCCCTGTTAAATATGCTGGATGGATATACGATATGGAGCGGATTCGTGCTTCACGGGTCATTAAACGCCGCCTGGTTGGTATTCACGGTTTCTGATGCAGCAGCAATGGGTTGGATTGGAAATTTGTTGCGGTTTGGAACTGCACTAATCGCTATTCTGTTATTGAAATATGCTTTAGGAAGGAAAGCAAATCAACCTTAG
- a CDS encoding M20/M25/M40 family metallo-hydrolase encodes MNTKLTNMCFSSLKLRTSAFFMAMLITGNISYAQTKKQTVDNIVKEATENSQLENLAHELLDVVGPRLVGSPQMKQAADWAVAKYASWGITAKNEKWGEWRGWERGISHIDMVYPRVKSLEGMQLAWSPSTKGKSVVGELVIYPDLPDSVSFKSWLPSVRGKFVMFSMNQPTGRPDYNWQEFATPESFEKMKSNRTKQTDAWRSRISKTGLNLKALALAFESAGALGVITSNWSSGFGVNKIFGANTTKIPSIDISLEDYGLLYRLTESGKKPKISVNVGSKELGMVPTFNTIAEIKGSQKPNEYVILSAYFDSWDGGTGATDNGTGTITMMEAIRILKKIYPNPKRTILVGHWGSEEQGLNGSRAFVEDHPEIVKNIQVVFNQDNGTGRVVNLGGQGFLNSYAYLGRWLSAVPEEIRKQIATTFPGTPGGGGSDYASFVAAGAPAFSLSSNSWSYGTYTWHTNRDTYDKIIFDDVRSNAILTAILAYMASEDPETTSKEKSVLPVNARTGEPGNWPQPVKATRKGGVN; translated from the coding sequence ATGAATACCAAACTAACCAACATGTGCTTTTCCTCGCTAAAACTAAGGACAAGTGCCTTTTTTATGGCTATGCTGATTACCGGAAATATCAGTTATGCCCAAACCAAAAAACAAACTGTAGACAACATCGTCAAAGAAGCAACAGAAAATTCTCAACTGGAAAACCTTGCTCATGAACTGCTGGACGTAGTAGGTCCAAGACTCGTGGGTTCTCCTCAAATGAAACAAGCCGCAGACTGGGCGGTGGCAAAATATGCCAGCTGGGGAATTACTGCTAAAAATGAAAAATGGGGAGAATGGCGTGGATGGGAAAGAGGAATTTCACACATCGATATGGTTTACCCAAGGGTAAAATCCCTGGAGGGAATGCAATTGGCATGGAGCCCTTCTACGAAGGGAAAATCAGTGGTGGGAGAACTGGTGATCTACCCTGATCTTCCTGATTCTGTTTCTTTTAAATCCTGGCTTCCTAGTGTCAGAGGAAAATTTGTGATGTTTTCAATGAATCAGCCAACCGGAAGGCCTGACTATAACTGGCAGGAATTCGCAACGCCGGAGTCTTTTGAGAAAATGAAAAGCAACAGAACCAAACAAACTGATGCATGGCGTTCGAGAATCAGTAAAACAGGATTGAATTTAAAAGCGTTGGCCCTCGCCTTTGAAAGTGCAGGAGCACTGGGCGTAATAACCAGTAACTGGTCTTCAGGATTCGGTGTAAACAAGATTTTTGGTGCAAATACCACAAAAATCCCATCTATTGATATCTCCCTGGAAGACTATGGCCTGCTTTACAGGCTAACAGAATCTGGCAAAAAACCAAAGATAAGTGTTAATGTAGGCTCAAAAGAACTAGGAATGGTTCCGACTTTTAATACGATAGCAGAAATAAAGGGATCACAAAAACCAAATGAATATGTAATCCTTTCCGCATATTTTGATTCCTGGGATGGTGGTACAGGAGCCACTGATAATGGCACAGGAACAATTACGATGATGGAAGCAATCCGTATCCTTAAAAAAATATATCCAAACCCTAAAAGAACCATTCTTGTAGGTCATTGGGGAAGTGAGGAACAAGGCTTAAACGGATCCAGAGCTTTCGTTGAAGATCATCCGGAAATTGTTAAGAACATACAAGTGGTCTTTAATCAGGATAACGGAACAGGTCGTGTAGTTAATCTTGGCGGACAAGGGTTCTTGAATTCTTACGCTTACCTGGGTCGTTGGTTATCTGCTGTTCCGGAAGAAATCAGAAAGCAGATAGCGACTACTTTTCCAGGTACTCCAGGTGGTGGTGGTTCAGATTATGCTTCCTTCGTAGCCGCAGGGGCTCCGGCATTCTCTCTGAGTTCGAATAGCTGGTCTTATGGTACCTATACTTGGCATACCAATAGAGATACTTATGATAAAATTATATTTGACGATGTGAGAAGTAATGCCATTTTAACCGCAATTCTGGCTTATATGGCCAGTGAAGATCCGGAAACAACTTCGAAAGAAAAAAGCGTGTTACCTGTTAACGCAAGAACCGGTGAACCCGGAAATTGGCCGCAGCCGGTAAAAGCAACCCGCAAAGGCGGAGTGAATTAG
- a CDS encoding pseudouridine synthase produces MLEIVYQDEHLIAINKPHGLLVHRSSIANDAKEFALQMLRDQVNRHVSPVHRLDRKTGGLLLFAFEKEVEIAMHQQFQNGEVQKKYLAVLRGYAPDSDDIDYPLAKENGTMQEAFTAFVTLKRAEIDVAFGKHSTSRYSLVEATPTTGRMHQLRRHFAHIFYPIIGDRKHGCNKQNKFFKEEWEMTTMLLHASELIFDHPVTKEKVQLKAAVQDEFKRTMDLMSWSF; encoded by the coding sequence ATGCTGGAAATTGTATATCAGGATGAACACCTTATTGCCATTAATAAGCCTCATGGATTATTGGTTCACAGGTCCTCTATTGCCAATGATGCAAAGGAGTTTGCTTTGCAGATGCTTAGAGATCAGGTAAACAGGCATGTGAGTCCGGTGCACCGTCTGGATAGGAAAACAGGTGGCTTGTTGCTCTTTGCTTTTGAAAAAGAGGTAGAGATCGCGATGCACCAGCAGTTTCAGAATGGGGAAGTGCAAAAGAAATACCTGGCTGTACTGAGAGGATATGCTCCGGACAGCGACGATATTGATTATCCGCTAGCCAAAGAGAATGGGACCATGCAAGAGGCATTTACGGCTTTTGTTACTTTAAAAAGAGCGGAGATCGATGTAGCCTTTGGTAAACATTCTACCTCCCGTTATTCCCTGGTGGAAGCAACTCCAACTACAGGCAGGATGCATCAGCTGCGCCGGCATTTTGCACACATCTTTTATCCCATTATCGGCGACCGCAAACACGGTTGTAACAAGCAGAATAAATTTTTCAAAGAAGAGTGGGAGATGACCACCATGTTATTACATGCTTCGGAACTGATCTTTGACCATCCGGTAACAAAAGAAAAAGTGCAGCTTAAGGCAGCTGTTCAGGACGAATTTAAAAGAACAATGGATCTCATGAGCTGGTCCTTTTAA
- a CDS encoding DUF4268 domain-containing protein, translating to MYSKEQASQLKQAFWTAFGQYIAPHLSAEGLRTNWVNYKTGIKNLHFKMQADKKSASIAIEMSHSDPGMQELMFEQFLEFKNILNANLNEEWEWQLHVQDENDRTLSRVVKILPGVSIFKQEDWPALISFFKPRIIALDEFWSDAKDSFDTFK from the coding sequence TTGTATTCTAAAGAACAGGCTTCACAACTAAAACAGGCTTTTTGGACAGCTTTTGGACAATATATTGCTCCACATCTTTCAGCAGAAGGACTCAGGACCAATTGGGTGAACTATAAAACAGGAATTAAAAATTTGCATTTTAAGATGCAGGCGGATAAAAAATCTGCATCAATTGCGATAGAAATGTCTCATTCGGACCCGGGCATGCAGGAATTGATGTTTGAGCAATTTCTGGAGTTTAAAAATATCCTGAATGCCAACCTGAACGAAGAATGGGAATGGCAGCTCCATGTGCAGGATGAAAACGATAGGACGCTGAGCAGAGTTGTGAAAATTCTACCTGGTGTCAGCATCTTTAAACAGGAAGACTGGCCAGCCTTGATCTCTTTTTTCAAGCCCAGAATCATTGCTCTGGATGAATTCTGGTCGGATGCAAAAGATAGTTTTGACACTTTTAAATAA